Proteins from one Pagrus major chromosome 1, Pma_NU_1.0 genomic window:
- the fabp2 gene encoding fatty acid-binding protein, intestinal, with protein MTFNGNWKVDRNDNYEKFMEQMGINMVKRKLAAHDNLKITIEQNGDTFHVKEASNFRTLEIDFTLGVTFDYSLADGTELSGSWKLEADVLTGTFNRKDNGKQLLTTRIVQGDELIQSYNYEGVDAKRIFKRA; from the exons ATGACCTTCAACGGCAACTGGAAAGTTGATCGCAATGACAACTATGAGAAGTTCATGGAACAAATGG GAATTAACATGGTGAAGAGGAAGCTGGCTGCTCACGACAACCTGAAGATAACCATCGAACAGAATGGAGACACTTTCCATGTCAAAGAGGCCAGCAATTTCCGCACCCTGGAAATAGACTTCACCCTGGGAGTCACCTTTGACTACAGCCTTGCAGATGGAACAGAACTATCG GGTTCATGGAAGCTGGAGGCAGACGTGTTGACGGGGACTTTCAACAGGAAGGACAACGGAAAGCAACTGTTAACAACCAGGATCGTCCAAGGAGATGAACTTATACAG AGCTACAACTATGAAGGTGTGGACGCTAAGAGGATTTTCAAGAGGGCTTAG